The following proteins are encoded in a genomic region of bacterium:
- a CDS encoding class I SAM-dependent methyltransferase, translated as MELEGLSCPYCGGELKIIEIEWADGIVKCSCSQWPFLSNILILKKGDETTKAIEYIKKGKPDKAAFLFLMKESKSLFFAWAALHRMSFFTTMGLWGYRFWTEYTRYRFSSPTFLSFIPLTFIIKDMQGEILDFGCGTGHSLFFLSKWIAPERITAIDRQFSCLYLAKKFFCKEARFICLDGDFSLPFSNNTFSTILSLDSFHFVEAKKTLSSEFMRILKDNGTIFLSHLHNKNRENAVLGIPLAPSDYIKLFKNVEYRTIPDYKIKESLFEGKLDISINEDVSSFSSFSLILSKNPKIFKEYAIDIVENLKNPIINPIYKTKEKKAGFIVKRRGLTGLYKNEYPDVESYIKKEAFIYKRDIEARKRELFTKLFLLDAPVGYK; from the coding sequence ATGGAGCTTGAAGGATTATCTTGTCCATATTGTGGAGGAGAGCTTAAGATAATAGAGATAGAATGGGCGGATGGCATAGTTAAATGCTCCTGCTCACAATGGCCATTTCTTTCAAACATCCTTATTTTAAAAAAAGGCGATGAAACAACCAAAGCGATTGAGTATATAAAAAAGGGAAAGCCAGATAAGGCAGCATTTCTCTTTTTGATGAAGGAAAGCAAAAGTCTATTTTTTGCCTGGGCAGCCTTACATAGAATGAGCTTCTTTACAACAATGGGTCTTTGGGGCTACAGATTCTGGACAGAATATACAAGATATAGGTTTTCGTCTCCAACATTTTTATCCTTTATTCCCCTTACCTTTATTATTAAGGATATGCAGGGTGAAATTTTGGATTTTGGCTGCGGCACAGGCCATAGCTTATTCTTTCTTTCAAAATGGATAGCACCAGAGAGGATTACAGCAATTGATAGGCAATTTTCATGCCTTTATTTAGCAAAGAAATTCTTCTGTAAGGAGGCAAGGTTTATCTGCCTTGATGGAGATTTTTCCCTTCCATTTTCCAATAATACATTTTCTACCATCCTCTCTTTGGATTCATTCCATTTTGTAGAAGCAAAGAAGACCTTATCTTCTGAGTTTATGAGAATATTGAAAGATAATGGCACAATATTTCTCTCCCATCTCCATAACAAAAATAGGGAGAATGCTGTTTTAGGCATTCCACTTGCACCATCTGATTATATCAAGCTATTTAAAAATGTGGAATATAGAACAATCCCAGATTATAAAATAAAGGAATCCCTTTTTGAGGGAAAGCTGGATATTTCTATAAACGAGGATGTGTCTAGTTTTTCCTCCTTTTCCCTTATCCTTTCCAAAAACCCAAAAATCTTTAAGGAATATGCAATAGATATTGTGGAAAATCTTAAAAACCCCATAATAAATCCAATATATAAAACGAAAGAGAAAAAGGCTGGTTTTATTGTAAAAAGAAGGGGGCTAACGGGCTTATATAAAAATGAATATCCCGATGTGGAAAGCTATATCAAGAAAGAGGCATTTATCTACAAGAGGGATATTGAGGCAAGGAAAAGGGAGCTATTTACAAAACTCTTTCTTCTTGATGCACCGGTGGGATATAAATAA
- a CDS encoding deoxyguanosinetriphosphate triphosphohydrolase, with protein MLIREIFEDFEKKRLSEYATLSSKSMGREKEEEPCPIRTIFQRDRDRIIHSRAFRELKYKTQVFLLPEVESIRTRLTHTIEVAQIARTIARALRLNEDLTEAIALGHDLGHPAFGHTGEDALRGVCPLGFNHSEQSLRIVEVLEKDGAGLNLTHEVCDGILKHSLGEDNLLAYDFRKTGPITLEGTIVLFSDKIAYINHDIQDGEEAGLISIDDLPKEEIGLLGRKSSERINKMIKAVITESMGKDYIWMEKEVLEATASLRAYLYKNLYQHPKIQEEAEKAKRVIEELYSYYIRNQEKINEKFWFLKSVPIERLVCDYIVSLSDMSALNTYKSIFFPIPWKEAK; from the coding sequence ATGTTGATAAGAGAGATATTTGAGGATTTTGAGAAAAAAAGGCTCTCTGAATATGCAACCCTATCAAGCAAGAGCATGGGAAGGGAAAAGGAGGAAGAGCCTTGCCCGATAAGGACAATATTCCAGAGGGATAGGGACAGGATAATCCATTCAAGGGCATTTAGGGAGCTTAAATACAAGACACAGGTATTCTTACTTCCCGAGGTAGAATCCATCAGGACAAGGCTTACCCATACGATTGAGGTTGCCCAAATTGCAAGGACAATTGCCAGGGCTTTAAGGCTAAATGAGGATTTAACAGAGGCGATTGCCCTAGGTCATGACTTAGGACACCCTGCATTTGGCCATACAGGCGAGGATGCTTTAAGGGGTGTTTGCCCACTTGGCTTTAACCATTCTGAACAATCTTTAAGGATAGTAGAGGTATTAGAGAAGGATGGAGCTGGATTAAACCTTACCCATGAGGTTTGTGATGGAATATTGAAGCATTCGCTGGGAGAGGATAACCTATTGGCTTATGATTTTAGAAAAACAGGGCCAATTACATTAGAGGGCACCATTGTTCTTTTTTCAGATAAGATTGCCTATATAAACCATGATATTCAGGATGGAGAGGAGGCAGGCCTTATATCAATTGATGACCTTCCAAAGGAAGAGATAGGGCTATTGGGAAGAAAAAGCTCAGAGAGGATAAACAAGATGATAAAGGCTGTTATTACAGAGAGTATGGGAAAGGATTATATATGGATGGAAAAGGAGGTTTTAGAGGCAACAGCAAGCTTAAGAGCATATCTTTACAAAAACCTATATCAACATCCAAAGATACAGGAGGAGGCAGAAAAGGCAAAGAGGGTTATTGAAGAGCTATATTCATATTATATAAGAAATCAGGAGAAGATAAATGAGAAATTCTGGTTTCTTAAAAGCGTACCAATTGAAAGGCTTGTTTGCGATTATATTGTAAGCCTTTCTGATATGTCTGCCCTTAATACATACAAAAGCATATTCTTCCCCATTCCATGGAAGGAAGCGAAATAA
- a CDS encoding helix-turn-helix domain-containing protein, translating into MAKRIFETAKHMQIGGILKEKREGMGLTLDEIERRTLISKRYLTSIENDDISVFPKISSASQVIRGYARFLGFEDSEIANIIKNFNPRTRPSIILFGPNTLIYIILLLILFVIAIIAINL; encoded by the coding sequence ATGGCAAAAAGGATTTTTGAAACAGCTAAACATATGCAAATAGGAGGAATCCTTAAAGAAAAAAGGGAGGGTATGGGATTAACCCTTGATGAGATAGAAAGGAGGACGCTTATCTCAAAAAGGTATCTTACCTCAATTGAGAATGACGATATATCTGTTTTTCCAAAAATCTCATCTGCCAGCCAGGTAATTAGGGGTTACGCCAGATTTCTTGGTTTTGAAGATTCTGAGATAGCAAACATTATAAAAAATTTCAATCCCAGAACAAGACCTTCAATAATCCTTTTTGGGCCAAATACCCTTATCTATATCATCCTCCTCCTTATCCTCTTTGTCATAGCCATTATTGCTATAAACCTATGA
- a CDS encoding phosphatidylglycerophosphatase A — MKKFILLLAYGFGLGKMPIIPATFGTLIGVLIFLLLSPQKTAYLIITMAITILGIKIADIAEDSSKIKDDRRIVIDEVAGFLITMIGISNSTINLILGFFIFRLLDIIKPFPIRLSQRLKGGLGIMADDILAGILGCIILNLIQQYL; from the coding sequence ATGAAAAAATTTATTCTGCTTCTTGCCTATGGCTTTGGATTGGGAAAAATGCCCATTATCCCTGCAACATTTGGAACATTGATTGGTGTTTTAATATTTCTCCTTTTAAGCCCCCAAAAAACCGCTTATTTAATTATAACAATGGCAATTACAATTCTGGGCATAAAAATAGCAGATATTGCCGAAGATTCCTCAAAGATAAAGGATGATAGGAGGATAGTCATAGATGAGGTAGCTGGTTTTTTGATAACAATGATTGGGATTTCTAATTCAACCATTAATCTTATTTTAGGATTTTTTATCTTTAGGCTATTAGACATTATAAAACCATTTCCCATTCGCTTAAGCCAAAGGCTTAAAGGTGGTCTTGGAATTATGGCAGATGATATACTAGCAGGAATACTTGGTTGTATTATTCTTAATCTTATTCAACAATATTTATAA